The Flavobacterium sp. 102 genomic interval TTATTTATGCAAGATACTATTTTTGCTATTAACAGAAACTAATGAAAAAAGCAGTTTTCCCAGGTTCATTTGACCCTATCACTTTAGGTCATTATGATATTATCAAAAGAGGTGTTTCTCTTTTCGATGAAGTGGTTGTAGCCATTGGTATCAATGCCGAAAAAAAATACATGTTCTCTTTGGAAGAGCGCAAAAAGTTTATCGAAGAAGCTTTTAAAGACAATCCTAAAGTTTCCGTGATTACTTATGAAGGCTTAACCATTGATTTATGCCGAAAATTG includes:
- the coaD gene encoding pantetheine-phosphate adenylyltransferase, translated to MKKAVFPGSFDPITLGHYDIIKRGVSLFDEVVVAIGINAEKKYMFSLEERKKFIEEAFKDNPKVSVITYEGLTIDLCRKLDAQFILRGLRNPADFEFEKAIAHTNRKLSKIETVFLLTASNTSYISSSIVRDVIRNGGDYTVLVPESVVVKK